The Vespula pensylvanica isolate Volc-1 chromosome 14, ASM1446617v1, whole genome shotgun sequence sequence TTTGTCTTATTGCTgaatatggaaaaaaagaagaaaaaNNNNNNNNNNaaaaaaaaaaaaaaacagaaaaaatgcACTAATGTGGTGATAAAAACACATGTAATAATGGATGAAGATAATATTGAGAGCGCGGTACgaactttgaatttttttctgcattttcattttgtaagTAATTACTCTTTTAAAaggtaatttaattaaaataaattataacagtTGTGTATATGTAGTAGAGGCACagatgttattttcttttctgtctgtTTAGTCTCGgaggatgaaaaatattcctaaaatttctatcttttttcgtttctcttttttttctttccttttttttcctttttttttccaaagattgaacagatatagaaaaattttattaagggTAGATGTGcgaaaatggaagaaagttggaaaatttcttctctcttataaaattatttaaaaataattatatattaatgcaAAGTTCAGTCCCGTATTCTCACATAATTCCATCTTGTATTCATTATACACATAATATTATCCAAACTATTCGTTGCgttaaaaatacaaacgatTGTTAACTCTTAATTAATGTGCCTCTTTACTTACCCATAAATAGAGAATGACGTATTCTATATATTCAAAACATGAAAAGTCATTTTGTGAATAATCCCAGGACATTTTTTCTACGCAATTgttcatattaatttttctaacacGTCTCGTTATTCCAAAATTCATCAAAAATATCAAGAGAGTGTTCCTTTTTCTAACGCGTATTGTATTATagataagtattttttttaaagcgaaATTCAGTATTACTTAAGACAGGTGATAGATTTTGTTGCATAGTCTTttaggaaagagggagaatgcGTACCCTGCTGAACgtattttcgtttctaaacttattttatttaaataacccAAGAATACAATAGTCAGACATAATGTATAAACACATCAAATTATCTATCACATTGATTTACTAATGAGACCagatatacaattattatgtattatgttaAAGAGATAACATTTTAAACAATCATCTAATATATACGGATTGATACTTTTCGTTTTAGTGGTAAAACcaccaataaaaatatttattacaatatttaattttttgcttattattataagttcatttattattatttattatcaattataaattgtCTCTCATTTTTACGTCTCagagtaaaaaggaaaatgtaaaataattttaattatttcataatatatataaatgtatacgatTCATTGCTTGTTCGTTTATACATCATCGGCATATGGCTTCCAAAtgtgtatttaaaaatgttttcgttCTAAGGAATGACTGTGTTTTGATGTATAACTTATAATTGTTAGccaaaaataatgattttttaggagaaaatattttttataaaatttcttttccattaaagtaataaattctttaatatataaataatttgacaGTTTTATCAAGTTTGTAtttgaaaatcaataaatttgaTCGTCAAAATGTTATTAGAGAGATTTGTCTGCTTATAAgtacaagaaatatatagtacAAGGACGAATCGTGCTCTTATAATTGCTACGTACGTAAAACTGATTTGTAAttattggaaataaaatatttgtaactGACTTTAAACATTAAACAAGATTTcacgaattttatatatttaagtgaCATCAACTTTATACCGCCATTATTTACGAATCTACGtcataattaaaagaattcttACGCGTCAACTTTACATCTTGATAATTTAATCttaatcttaattaattaatttcccaTAACGTGTATTTATCTTtacaattatcaataattaaatataaataattatacggATCGATCGTGTCGAATTTAAACCGTactaaattacaaaatatcgaCCGACTTTAGtcgcataattttttttggatCACGTAGttctaataatatacataattaccAACGTTTCAATCGATTAAGGTTTTGAAAATATACCGCTAGATAGCGCGtcaaatcaaattttcttcaGTCATTGCATATCACTTTTATATTTGATCTTTGACTGTAGATAAACCTCGTAGAGCCCGGTTATCTTTCATTCATCGAATAGGAAAATGGCGTCCTATGCTATTGCACGtcttttatcgagaaataCCGGTGTCTTTAGAAATTCAGTCGTCCGGTTGCATTTATGTGGAGTTAGCGGACAACTTACATGTTACGGAAAATTACTTAACCGTTCAAGAGAACATGTCGTACCTTTTATATCGCAGGTAAACACTCGTAATAACTATACAAAACCTACGAGCTTTTCCAATAATTTGATCTGATACGtgttttaatacatatattatataacttaaaattttgaaaattttttttcgagatatgTCTGTCACGAAACATTATCATTGTTTCAAACATTACTCTTTTGTTCTATATAAGAATCGTatgatttaaaaagttttcaaaaatCAGATATCATTTTACATGTATCATATACTTTGTACGCATAAGtgatttttcgatttataaataaaattattgtatattttctttctcgagtgttttgtattatattcttCGTAAGTTAAGTTTATACAATCTGATACACGAGGAAGAAACAATTTGTTAATCTTTTCAAAAATCTAAGAGATAGTATCTTTTGAAATTAAGGGCAATTTGGTTATATGCGTAgcgtttaatatatttaatatatttaggTTAGAATTGGATTTGTTCGTACATATAAGACAAAGCCAACAGTCAAGGATATCGAAGAACGTGTATTACAAGTAGTTCGTGCCTATGACAAAGTTACTGCGGATAAGGTTATAAACTATTTTATTCTGTAAAAAGACATTATTTTGCAGGATATAGAAGAGCTACGAGTCAAGCAGGTGCGCCTCTACAGCTCCAAGCCTCCATTAACACTTGATATAATTCGTCAGCGGGTGCTTTTATTACTCAATTTGTATGATAAAATTGATCCCAAGAAGGTATCTGTCTGCTATAAGAAGTAATgctttaaattttgttaataagaTATTTCTGTAAACGGTCGCGTTTTACGAGATAAATTGGAATTACCAAATGGTACAAGATATAACTAACTTTTGTACCGCAtagattttattacaatattaatgatgcatttatagaaatatcttAAAAGATAACTTCCTGGGAAAAACGATTGGCTAGTACCTCGCTTGAGTCGTGCTGCTTGTGCATCACTGACATGTACATATAAGTTTTATGTTTAATCAGAAAAATTGGCAACATATTAAtattgcttttatatataataacatttatatatatgtacgtgtatatatatatatatatatattatattatatcatatcgtatcgtatcatatattatatagaatataaaggTGTCGTATTGACAGAATAAGATATAACAAAGATCATATTGAAAACTAagttgtattttatttattttatatgtcaGTTATGCATAATATCTGCATacttaacgatatatatatatcatatttagtAGAATCTTTTACTGAACTGCGTCTGTATTACAGTTGTGCTTGGAAtctcattttataaatgacTTGGGTCTTGATTCCTTGGATCATGTAGAGGTTATTATGGCTGTAGAAGACGAATTTGGATTTGAGATTCCTGATATGGACGcggaaaaattattaacgccTGGACTTATAGTGCGTTATGTTGCAGATAGAGAAGATATTTACGagtaatagaatatatttatgagaTTACATTAGTAACAGCTCatcattatttgttaaaaCAGGTAACAATCATGAAACCTTTTTTTATGGTTGCTCAGAGAGTAACCGAAGTACCTGtttttttctgtatatagGCCAAtgatcattaaataaataagataatctAATCGTTAGTTTTAGATTCTTTCGCATATTTTTATTCCCAGTTTTTGTAATATCTCCACGATAATTACGCGTTATATGTAATACCGAAGATgtaaatcgtaaatattttttgttcaagAAGTTAACTTAAAAAGTAGCgggaagataagaaaaatcttggCACATTTATACgtagaaaagagatattttttgacttttgatatgaaaatatttaaaaattattggttATATATgacaaaatatatgatattggTTTAAATACAAAAGTAGCTCggctatttaaataaaatgtgcGTGTCGTatgtttatgatatttttgatttgttaaaaaaaataatgcaacATTCGAAAGAAACTTCGTAATTCCCACTAAAAATTAGTAGAGATACGAATGTCGTTTCGTCTAAATACTCGCTTTTGATTGgagaatatttattgtaaagcGCCATCTGTGACTACGTAGCGTCGGCGCGATAGGAAAGCCGGTTAGTCGCTTTCGAACCATCGCCTCGTACGTTCGTGCGCGTAGTTGACTTTCGATTTACGTAATTTACAACTcgatttatgtaataaataagcAAGTAGGAGTGATCGACCGTCACGATCCTCGAACGAAGTGCAAATTCGGATAAGAATAGAGAAGATTTTTGTGGAACAAGGAGAAGAACGAGATGGAAAAGGGTGGAGATGTCGCACTTGACTCGCTGGATTTCGTTTGAATGAAAAGTAAGTGATATCTTTGTTTAATTCGTTAGCATCGTCTTTCTTTGCACCATCATTGATCGTACGATTCGACAATTTATGATTTTCTATCGCTCGTCGAGCTTTGTCACTTTGCTACTCGTTTCATTTCGACGGTTGGTTAATGCGCGCGAAATTACGTTCGATTCAAATGACGCAGCGTAGGAGGGAATAATGGCGGACGTGAGTGAGAATGCGCGAAATAGAACATTTTCGAACGAGGACGTATTGCTTTTTCGAATTGGCCTATCTGCTACAGATTTTTCTACAATTTGACAAATTTTCGATTTCAGAACAACCTCGCAATGTTACTCGTGCCTACACCGACGAGTGGAAAGTAAACAAATAGAATAATCGTAAACACACGGTCACGTAAAGTAGCTTCGATCTATACGTCGATTAGTTTAATATTTACTAATTTCTTTTGATCCGAACTTCTCCGCACGATATTT is a genomic window containing:
- the LOC122634409 gene encoding acyl carrier protein, mitochondrial isoform X1: MASYAIARLLSRNTGVFRNSVVRLHLCGVSGQLTCYGKLLNRSREHVVPFISQDIEELRVKQVRLYSSKPPLTLDIIRQRVLLLLNLYDKIDPKKLCLESHFINDLGLDSLDHVEVIMAVEDEFGFEIPDMDAEKLLTPGLIVRYVADREDIYE
- the LOC122634409 gene encoding acyl carrier protein, mitochondrial isoform X2, translated to MASYAIARLLSRNTGVFRNSVVRLHLCGVSGQLTCYGKLLNRSREHVVPFISQVRIGFVRTYKTKPTVKDIEERVLQVVRAYDKVTADKLCLESHFINDLGLDSLDHVEVIMAVEDEFGFEIPDMDAEKLLTPGLIVRYVADREDIYE